The region GTGGAGCATATACGTGCCGAGCCGGACCGAGAACGGAGAAAACGCATCCCGATGGCCTGAGTCACATATGCACCGGCAGTGCATCTCTGTatgtgcctgtatgtgtgtttatggCGTTGATGAAACACAAGACACCGAGTTGTGCGTGGTACGTTGTCATCGTTTGAAGATGCGCCCAATTCCATCCGAGTTCCCCGCGCCAAGGGACGTCCACGGCGTTCACCTAATCCCACAGTAGGCCATGAATGGATGCTTGAGGATGGATCTGTGATCGCTTCGCTGGACCCTGGGGTCATCTTCAGCGCAGCCAGCATGCACGGTGGTGTGTAATACTTTTTTCCAGTCTGTCTCGCCCTTTCTCAGCCTCCTCGGGAGCACCCTGGACCCTGGCCCTCACTGGAGAAACTGGGACaagtgccaccagcagccgagGCAATAGAAGAAGGCACGCTAAGCGACCGTCCATTCGTGGTCCATTCGCGGTCAATGCGGGGAGCGCCTTATACGGAGGCGGCTTCGACGACAACACTAGTATTGAGCATCGGCCACCAGTAGGGCTGCTGGTCACCAGAGACACGATGTCTAACAGACGAGAGACATCAGAAACCGAGAACCaaggagtggtggtggtggtgcagtacCGCACGAAATGCGGTCAACGCTTCCCAGAATGGAGCTTTGGGGATGATTTGCGAGGATTATCCCAGGGCTTTGGCCCCCTTCAGGCCACTTGCGTGAACTGCCTCCTGGCCATCCGAAGCACCCCCGCACACGAATCTCCTTCGTTGCTTCCCGTGAGGCTTGTAGCGACCTCGAGAGACCGCGATCTGCGGCACGCGAGAACCAATGCCATGAGGATTGAGGCTTTAGAGGTGAATAGGTGTCACGGCACCCCTCCTGCGGTCACCGGTGGCCCCAAGAAGGTAGTAAAAAGTGAACTTTCTCGTGGCAAAGAGATGCAAaccaacccgggggggggggatgattgaggtttcttcttctgtgccAGTGCTTCTGCGATCGCACGTACAAAGGGGCTAGCAGATGCTCGAGCTCGATGCTCAATCGATCGACTGGCGAGGGGACGATGCCAAGGGGACGCAAGATTCTGATTGCCGCGTGCGAGATGCGATGTGCAGCGAGAGAGCGTTTCACCACGGACCATGCCTTTCTTGTGCTGTTCCCGTGTGCTTGTTTACATCGTGGTCACAAcatggttttgtggtttcttttctctctctctctctctctctctctctctctctctcttccgtggACCCCCGGGAACAGGCCACATTCCCTGTGCCACCTTGTAtgccgatgatcgatcgagcgcaaaACCAATCGAACGGACGAGCACACGGTTAAGGTCAAACGGTGAGGCGAGAAACGTGGAAtgacttttcctttttcgaacCTGGCACCTTCCGTCCACGGGCGGACGGAAGCAGCAATCGGGCTGCGCGGTCAGGTGACGcgaaacccccccggggggcgcaaAAGGACAACTCCACTCCCCGGCACCGTTGCCCCTTTTTGGCATGTGGCTATTTTTGTGGACTTTTCACAGGTCTCATCTCTCTCACAGCTCGCAGCATCGCCGTCATCGCTACATGAGTTGGccagcgcgtgtgtgttgtgtccccGTTCGCACGTTGCCACCGGCCGCGGTCACACTGTCCTCACTAGGCCAGCGATCCTTTTTCGGGCCAGTCCGTTCCGGCTAGGGATTCTTTAACAATAAACATCTCAATGGCGCATTAATTGCGccgcggtgacgatgatgatggtgatgagcgaCGTAATCGCGAATGGGCCGCCCGCCCGGTGAGTGGGAGAAGCCGAGAAGTCCAAACCAAAATAGAGGTTCTTGATTTGcgccgcgtgtgtgcgcgcacgcgcacgctcgcCTGCGCTTTGGAGATATTTTTAATTGATGCCACCACAAAACTTCTGTTGCGAGCGGGCATCGATTGTTATTCGATTCTCACCCCGGGCCGTATCCGGATGCGGATGAGAATTGCGGTTGCGTTCTTCCAGTAGTGCGATGAAAGAAGAGGATTCCATTCCAAGCCAGAGTTGGATTTTGTAAGCCACAGTTTGCTCATTTGACAGGTGAACCGTCCGTCAATCGTTTAATAATGGTGTCATTAGTAGTCACCCCCGGGATCGCTTACAAATatagcgatcgatcgtaaaatcGGTCCACATTTCACACCTCGAGAGCGGAAACAACCTCTCAGGCATCGGTGGTAAGTGTGTCAACGgcttgctaaaaaaaaaccggagacCACATTTTACGCCCCAActtaaaacaattttctttctttcattcggCTACCCTTAGGGGCCGGTTCCGCTATCGTACCTAATATTGTATTGATCTGATGTGACGTCCCAGCACGTTCCATACCGGATCTCTCTACTGATCACTGCGGTCGCATCGGTCACATCGGGCTCCAGTCCAGTTGGCCTCAAAAGCCGGTTAAACGAAAGTCAAAATATATCAGTCAATGTCACGGCATGTCAGCCTCGGGAGGGGACGGAAGGCCACTGTCCTGAAAGTACCCCCTCCCATTCTTCGCTTTCACAGGTTCAAGAGGCGCCATCAATGCATGCACGCAACGCGCTACGTAGTTCACTACTGCTGCATTCACACGCGTTTGGGGCCCTCAACCAATTATGCATAATGCACCGCACGATCGGGTGGCCACTGCGGTGCACCGCCCACCGGAGATCTTCGCACGCTTCTCACCCAACAAGGTCGGCCACCAGTTTTGCTTTGCAAAACGATGCGCCCAGCGATGGGGATGGAGAGAAATGCGCTCCACTATTAAAGTGCGCTCGTTTCCAAGACTCAGGGGAGGGTCGATGGGGGAGAGGGAGCATAAACGTAGAAATGGGGAGAGCGTTTGGCGCTTTGCTAAAAGGAAACCATTTTACAATAATGAACCACTTCAAAGTGCAAGATTCCCAGCGACGTCGAGCGACCGACGGCGAGTGGTTTACGAGTGAAGGTGAGATGAAACTCGTTATGATTCTTCCTAGAAAGAGCTAATGAATTTATTTGGGCTGGCTGGTTTAATGGTTGTTTTGTGCCGGCAGTGCCAAGCGATTAGCATTGAGTGGAGGCGATGTTtgcctgctggttggttgttaaACGCGCCTCTCGCACAGTGATCATCAATcacgcagaaaaaaaggggaaccgaGCGCAGCATGTTTGTCTTTGCGGGCTAACGAGACAAGGTTTGCTATGCTGGTTATCTATGCTCTGGGTACAATTTGCTCCACAGCATGTGTTCTCACTGGATTTGGATCTTCATATCTGGatgacctttttttcttgctttacAAATCAACCAACCGTTCCAACCAAGGTATAGTATTTTTCGGAGCGAGCAGAGAACGAGAAGGTTCAAGAGAACAAAAATGCAACAGGGGAAAAAATGGGACCAGCAAACCGGAATCAGCATGCCAATTGGGAAAAGAACGTGAAAGTGCAGCCAACGAACTGCCATCCGTCAGCAATCGTTGGCCCGGTGAGTGAATGCTTCGGCGTAGCAGCAAATTGAACTGCTCCAAAAGAACACTGAAAGCATTCCAGATCATGTGATCATTCACTGACGAAGCTTTTCTCCATTGCAAATACGTTGTAAGACGGTTGTTAGTGAATTCTGCAATTATTCACCAGACTCCACTCCACAAATAGACTGTTTTCTATTTGTGATACTTCACTAAACAAATAATCCCTTTTATCTTCGGTGGACGATAAATTGCGTCCCAGTGCTACACCATGGTGTAATCATCTTCAATCATCGCTTACAATGTAAAGAGAACCAACGTAGTTCCGGCAAGGAATCAAAGCTTATTGACTTTGCGCATGACAAAGGACAAGTACATATCGTTCGTTACTCAAGGGGTCAAAAGATGAAGGataagatgatgatgcgccgATGGTGGAAAGATCCATTATTTATCTATCAtccatttattttcctttatGCAAATAAACTGCCGATCGTCTTGATCTTCGAGAATCTTCGATCATGATCGTAGAATCCTATAGCTCAGCAATACCATGATGAATCTCCTGTTTTAGAGTTACACAGTACTTGCGCAGCTCGGCGTCTTTACCAAACTCTGACTGATTAGTGATCGCATTCTGTGGTCCTTTGGCTGGCTACCATCCTGGACATTTGGCTCCTTCAGAAAGATAAATCTATTCGTTCATCGGCCTGTATTGGCTGCTAAATAAATTCTTGCGTAAAGAGCAAAGAATAGGTGGAGGTCTTTGGGGCCGTgcaagaaggggggggggggggcgtctCAATGTTTCGCGCGGATTCCGTCAGAGGGTGTTGACGATAGAGCTTAAGGCGCAAAGATCAAACAGCcgttaaattaaaaaagaatccATCCCTCGTGGAACCGGGACCGAGCTGGGCAACGACTTCACATAAACTTTCTAGGTTTTACTTATTATCGAAGAAATCAAAGCAAGCTATGGTTGAACGGAAATTTAAACAGCTCCGATCTCAGCAAGCTTCGCGGTAGTTTTCAAGAAGAACCGCTGGAATGTCTGGTTGCAGAAAATAATTATTGTTCTCTGAATTTATGTTATCAAAATTATAAAGCTCCGTTCGACGAAGCCATCGGGATTGATGGAGAACAATCGTGAAAACCGTGCGCCAGCACACGACGAAGATCCACTCATCGATCAGGCCCGTCGTCTACTTCAAAATCTTTCCGACAACTGGGTGCCTCATGATGCAGATTCCCGTGATGATCTCGACCTTTACAGTCCACCCTCTCCACTGTCCGAGCTGAGCTTCTCGTCCGATTCGTTCGAAAGTGATATCTGCTACGTGCTACCGACGGGAGATGCTGATCCAATTGTGGAGCTTCCCTCAACACCGAAGAAGGATGCCCAGCGGTCGCGACACCCTTCGCAGGAGCAGATCGTATCCCCGCAAGTAATTGGAGCAGTACTGGAGCACACCGGTACGGTGCTGATGCAACGATCACAAGACAACCGCCTGCCACAGCAGCTACGCGAGATGCAAGCCCTGATGCGCACCGATGAGGAGTTACTTCTCGTGAAACAACCGAGCATGAGAAAGATGCTTTCACAGCCTGCGTTCAACAGTGAAACGATCCGAAGGTTTCTCGATCACTCCGAAACAATGTTCAACTTGGCGCACGATGCCAGCTCTGTTAGCGGCCAAATGGAAGACAATCGGGAGCCAGAAAGCTCTTCTAAACGATTCCGTCCAAAGGGAAAAGCAGCAGACGATGCCACAAAACCAAAGGATGAGGATGTGGTAGGCAACGAGTTCATTGGATGTTTTAGCCGCAACAACGACATGGTGATGTATAAACGAACCTTAGTGGACCGTAACCCACAACCAAATGAGGCAGAAACATCGGATGAAACTAGAACGTCGATCGATAACATCGATACACTGATTGCCCAGCACGCAGAGTGCTTACAGGAAGCGGAAACGATCAAGAAACCGTGGGTTCAGATATGTCGCACTGATGAAGATAATCTTCTTGCTTTACTAACCTTTTCGGCGGAGTCTTCGGCTATCCTGAAAACATCGAATGCAACACTGCAGCAAGCGGACACAAGCGGTGCACTGGATAAAGCCATCCTTCAGATCTACCGCGATGCCATTAGCCGCCCAGATGAGATGATATCACTACAGACGGAAGAAATGGATGGGGTTAGCTCCAAAGTAAAGCAACAACCCGATCATCGACACGCGCACAAGCATCGAGAGGAAGCAGAACATGGTAACTCTCCTGGGTCATCCAGTTTTGGCCTCGTCATCAATGATTCGCAGAGTGGTATGGTGCTACAGGGTTCGAGCAAGAATTGGGCAATGCATCCTTTTGCCAGCCATGCAGTAGATATCCTCAAGAACATTCGACTGCTGGCCGAGGAGTACATTCTGCGTGGCAGTGAATCGTCGGTATCGGTTCTACGGTTTGTGTCCCGCGTGATCTCAGACATCGTTCACTTCGAGTGCGGTGACGACGTGAGCCTGGAATTTCGAAGTTTGTCACTTATTCAAAAGATCAAACAGATCATCGATGAGCTTTTGTTTCCTCACGGTAAGGAGAGTGCACCTGCGATGGtgagaaacataaaacatacgcTGGAGGAGATACTGTGCTACGAACATCAACGACGAACCATCGAGACCCCAAGCGAGGCATGGGCTATCATCTGTGATACCTTTGAGCTGGTTGCTTGTGAGCTAGACCACGAAATCGAGCGACCAGAAGTGTTTCTCGAGGCACTACAGTTGTGTCTTCAGGAGGTGGTGAATCCTGCAGATTACCAAGGATTGCTCCGGGGTCATTCCAGCGCGCTTACAAGGACAGTACAGCAGGCATCCGGATCGACAGATCTACACAAGAGTACACCGTCCGTTGCAAGTCactgtgctgctggttgttggatggcttggttgctgttgatctTTTACTCATTGGCATCCTGGATCAGAGCAAACTTGACTCAGTTTGTGAATTTCATTCTTCGAAGGCCGGCCGCCCCTGCGTGTCACTCGGTATCGTTTCGACAAACCATAACCGAAGACAGTAGCTCTATCGTAAACGAGTTGCTAGTGAGGCGAGAACATTTAAATCATGTCGTGGAGATCCTGCGCGTGGCAGTGGCACGATCGCTATCAGCAATGGACGATAGTCAAGAATCAAGCGACAACGAGTGTTCGAGCGATGAGAACTGTCGGTCAGTAGGAGCTAGAACTGTCGAGCTTTGCACGAAGCTTCTACAAGGCGCCGGAAACGTTCAGCTACAGTGTTCTGATTCTTCCAACAACATTCACCTACAGCTGAACAGCATTTCCGGTGATTTAGTGAAACGACACGCGAACGAGTTCGACACGGTAAGCGGAAGTGTGCGTGATCACGAGGGAAACGTGGTCGTGCTGTTTGAAGCTCAGCTTGTTGATATTGACTCACTGGACGCGGTTGAACCGATCATCGAGAATGTTACCCGCGTCGAAAGGCTTTCGGATTATGGTGCAGAAATCTCGGAAACAACTGTCGAAGCATCTACGTTGCAAACAGCAGCGGATCAGGATgttgaagaaaatgaaatgatcgcTGATTCGGTGATTGAAGAGCTAGTATCCGAGGAGTGCATGGACAATGCTGGTCAGCAGGGAACAGCAACCACCGACGTTCCGTTGGCCTTGCCAAGCGATATGCTAGCAAGGTTAGAGCTAGCAGTGCAGGACTTACTTAAACCGCTAGCACTATTGGTCCACCGTATGTATAGTCGTCTCAATCTTAATGAACAATCCCTGGAGATTTCAAATAATGACGGAACACCTGCTACATCGATCGCCGAGGTTGAGAATGGTATCGTCGAATTGCAGAAAGCTGATCAACTGTCCGTTCCGATCACGGAAAAGCTCGAAGAGATCCGTTCTCTGTTCCACGATGCCAACGATCGCCTGTCaatcatcgacaacgacgTTAGCGCCATCAAGATGCAGGTTAACATTCTGCTTGAAGAACGACGACGGATTTCCGTCGAAGGATCAGGTTCCCAAGATGATAATCAACGGGAAAAGACGCGAAGATCAATAAAACCACGAAAGAATAACTCTCTGCCGAATGGTTCTCGCAGTACGTGCTGTCAGACTGTGGCGAAGCATACACCAACCTCATCACACTACTGTCCGGTAGACATCTACTCCTGCCATGAAGTCGCACCGGAAGTGATAGTCATCCACTGGACTGTGGATAAGGATCTCCTGAGTTGCATCGGTGGATACCAGGTACGTGACGTGCTACTGACGCAATAGTGAATCTGCTGCGATGCCGATATCACACTTTATGCGCTTCACACACTTTATCACATTTTTATGCGCTAACATCTTCTGCGTTTCAGATTTTTGTCGACGATGTCCTACGCTCGGTATGCTTTTCCAACAAACGAAGAACTGCTCTTATTGGAGACATCGatcttcaacagcagcatcacatcgTGCTGCACGCAACGCCTGATCCGCTGACGAAGGAAGCACAAGTCAAGTGGGAGCCTGCATTTTTCTTGTATCATCTTTAGcagtaattttttttatggtttatATTTAGAAATTGTAGAAAGCATTGATCCATCGATTGATTTCGTATCCGATAGTCAAATTAATTCAtctattaaaaagaaaatgatatcATAAAATTCTTAACTTGAAACAATATAATCGTCATACCTACTTTTGCGCCTGAATCATCAACGAACGTTGTCTCATTTTTCTCCCATCCAAATGAAAACTCCATCAAAGACACACCGTATTTTACATTAAACATAGATGCTATGCCGCCCATGAAATCGACATACGGAAATGAGTTTATTTAGCGTGTTTTTAAGTACAAATCGTGTATTTACATCGGCACAACGGTGTCTGCGCATGAGAAATGAGACGAAGGTGCGACGGCAAATGCGGATCCATGTCATCCTGGATCGGGTGgttcgatgaagatgatgtttgggggggggggggggggcaaaaggGCGAATGAGGGACTGGGATGGTGCATGAAGGATGAGTGCATTATCTGCTACACGCTCTGTGTGTGACGTCATTTCATCGACGCACCTTCACACACGGTTCACAGCTACCGGGCCGCAGGAAACTGGGATGACACTCCGGACACCGGGCATTCTCACCGTACCACGATCGCTTCACCGCCTCGACCGTCCGTGGTGCCGCATCGCTGGGAATGCGAACCTGAAACGAATCGACCGCTTCCGCATGCCCATACTGACCTCCCATGGTGGCGCCATCGAGCGGAAAGGTAAAGTCCGGTATCGCGAACTGTTGCCTCAGGGCGAGGTAGTTGTGTTGCGGTAGCTGCACCACTCGCTTCGGCTCAACCTCCACCACCCGGTTCTCACCCAAGTTTCCCGTCTCCGAGGAGATCGAACGTGCCGATTGATTGTGATCACGGCTGGCACCACGCCTCGGTGAACCCGATTCACCGTCGTGGTCCTGCTGTGCGGTCGGATTAAGCTGTTCAATGAaccgttccgtttcatccGGTTTCACCTCGATCGGAACCGATGTTGCGGCCGAAGCATCCACATCGGATGTTGGAGCAAGCAGAACGGATCCAGGGACTtctgcccctgctgctgctggtggtggtggcggtggtgcctcCAATCCGGGTGGATCGAGACCGAACGAAGGAACGGACCACTTCCACTGGTAGTAGATCGGTGGCCCTTGCGTTGTGGCGTCATCATGGAACACGTACTCTTTGTGCGGTGGCAACAAATCATTCGCTGGCGCCGGTACACTGAAAGGCCGTGGGATCTTATCCGACGCACCGACGTTCGTCGCTGGCTGGGGAATGCGAACCGGTACCGCATCTGCCAGCTTGTCGATGGCTGTCTTCACCGGACCAGCCGATGGATCGCCCGTGATCGATGGCCGAGTGTAGATCGATTGGCTGGTGTAccgtgttttgatttgatcaaAGTTGGCGATGTTCTCGAACGGTGGAAGTAGATCGCGCGAAGGAACCGGTACACGGTCCGGTCGAATACCAAGCGGTACGGTTTGGGTTCGCTTCTCGAACAGACCAGCCGTTGCCGCTGGTGGACTGAAAAGGATAGGCGATGCGGCCAAACTGGACTGACGGGGATCTGACGATgggatgttgctgctaccactCTTAGTACCTTCGGTGCTGGTTGGAACGAATTGTGCCGATGGCTGCACACGAGGTAGAGCCTGTTGAACGACTGGTGCCGGTTGTTTGGCTTGCGTTGGTCCTGCGGTGAATTGACTTGGACGTATCGgagccctcgtcgtcgtcgtaaccgtggttgttggtgttcgCGTTGTGCTGAACCGGGTGTTTGACAACTGAGGCCGTGTAGTGGTTGTCGTAGTgataccagcaccaccgttgaACCGTGCCGGTGTCGTTGGAATGGACTCCCCTGACGATCCCTGACGACGTGAAAGTTCTTCCGGTAGGAAAGGTGGTTCATAGCGACGCGACGGAACCTTTACCGAGGGTCTAACCGGACTGATTGTCGTCCTTGCAAGCGGCAACGGACTCGCGGCAGTAACCGCTATGCTCACCGTGTTGCGGGATTCATTCTTTTCCTCATCCCGTTTGTTACTGTTGTCGGTGCGTGTCCGATCCTGTTCCGACCGTTCCGTCGTGGAATTGCTCGAGTTTCGTCGATCAGAAGTCTCATCGGCGAACCGTGTTCCCCAGTGAATTGGCAACCCATGGTTGCTGGCACTCTCctggaagatttcggcgttCGAGGTCTTCTTGGTGCTGGCCGCcttaccggtgctggtggctgcgATCACTCCCGGTCGGTTACGAGCCTGAGCATCGAAGATAGCATTCTGCAGCGCCGGTGCATTGGACTAAAAGTGGATCGCACGTTACTTGCACCTGCATCGTGTGCCGCGTAGTTTACCGTCGCTTCACTTACCTTGAAAAAGTTCTTGAGTGATGGACCACCAAAGTCGAGAGCATCCGGACGATCGAGCAGGTCCGGTCTCGGCGTTcgaatttcgttttcctcctcCGGCACGAACGGTTTGTCACGTTGGCCTGCAGGTGAGAGGGGGTGGAATGGTTCCAAATAATTAATGTCTCTTCACCCATCGGGGTACACCGTTATAGCCTTACCGATCAACAGGTTGGCGGCGTAGTTGCTCTCCGCCTTGGAACAGTTCACCATGTACCAGTGGTCGCAGATGAGCATCCGCTGCTGGAAGAGCGTCGTGTTGGGACAGGCGTAGCTGAACTGTCGCCCGAGGCCATCGCACATGTGATAGATCTGGCAGCCGGTTTCGACGTCCGCATAATAGCCGGCAACCCGTCCTGCGCAGGAGAAGCTCGTCCTGGTGGTCAACTTGAACGATCCATCATTGAAAGGCCGTGACTGTGGAgtgcgggagagagagagagagagagcagacaTCAGTATAAGTCATTTTGATGTACACCGGGTGCCACTGGAGCATGCCAAGGTGCTGGTCCGGATTTGCACGCAGTCAACCCATCATCGCCCGTCGATGATTCCAGTTGACCTCATATGTTTTGTGGAATTGTTTAAAAGACGATCGCCCCCAAGGCAATTGTCACCAAATTCCAAACAATCCATTCCTTTGCGACCTAGTTCCTCCTGTGTTCCAGCAGATGAGAAGATTCCGTGcagtttttgtttccatttttcatccaacatTTTGTAATTCTCAAACCACCAAATACCACCCACCAGGCCAGACGGTGCCCTCGAAGCTTCACCAGAAGCGACGAACGCAATAAAGTGTCGCTCCGAATGGCCATTTGTTAGCCTCTCGTGTCATGGCCAAATTAGCGATGAAAAGCGTACCGATCGATGTTGACAGCTTTATGGTAAGACGCCGCCGCAGCCTCCGTAACCCATGGCGAGACCGCAAAAGTGGGGAAACTAATTAAATATCTTCCCGTGACCGCACTCACAGTGTCGTCGCATGCCAGGTAGCCTGTCTCATATCTTTACACCGAACCTTTTCCTTGGCCGCACTCACAGTGTCGTCGCATGCCAGGTAGCCTGTCTCATATCTTTACACCGAACCTTTTCCTTGGCGGCAATGATGGGGTAGCAGAGGCGTTAGAGGCAATTAAATGATGCCACCACATTTGGCCAGCGGACATTCGATtatgcttttcaattttcgttcattttatttttcgtgTTTGGCACCGGGTAATGCAATTTCTCATCAACAATTCAACGGATAAATCGATGGCCGCGATGGCTGACGAAATTGGCCAAACGGATGTTTGTGTGGTGGTCAATGGATGCTGAAAGACAATGGGCAATATGATCGATGCTCAAGGCGACACCGACACACATTTGCTCCAAAGTGTTTTGCTTGTTCGGCCACCCCATGCTGTACCCACGGTGGCGTGCTTTTTCACACAATGTTGCAATATTAATTGAGC is a window of Anopheles aquasalis chromosome 2, idAnoAquaMG_Q_19, whole genome shotgun sequence DNA encoding:
- the LOC126570944 gene encoding uncharacterized protein LOC126570944: MGTFAYLTIAVPLVLIVTVAVTFAQDPASLSRPFNDGSFKLTTRTSFSCAGRVAGYYADVETGCQIYHMCDGLGRQFSYACPNTTLFQQRMLICDHWYMVNCSKAESNYAANLLIGQRDKPFVPEEENEIRTPRPDLLDRPDALDFGGPSLKNFFKSNAPALQNAIFDAQARNRPGVIAATSTGKAASTKKTSNAEIFQESASNHGLPIHWGTRFADETSDRRNSSNSTTERSEQDRTRTDNSNKRDEEKNESRNTVSIAVTAASPLPLARTTISPVRPSVKVPSRRYEPPFLPEELSRRQGSSGESIPTTPARFNGGAGITTTTTTRPQLSNTRFSTTRTPTTTVTTTTRAPIRPSQFTAGPTQAKQPAPVVQQALPRVQPSAQFVPTSTEGTKSGSSNIPSSDPRQSSLAASPILFSPPAATAGLFEKRTQTVPLGIRPDRVPVPSRDLLPPFENIANFDQIKTRYTSQSIYTRPSITGDPSAGPVKTAIDKLADAVPVRIPQPATNVGASDKIPRPFSVPAPANDLLPPHKEYVFHDDATTQGPPIYYQWKWSVPSFGLDPPGLEAPPPPPPAAAGAEVPGSVLLAPTSDVDASAATSVPIEVKPDETERFIEQLNPTAQQDHDGESGSPRRGASRDHNQSARSISSETGNLGENRVVEVEPKRVVQLPQHNYLALRQQFAIPDFTFPLDGATMGGQYGHAEAVDSFQVRIPSDAAPRTVEAVKRSWYGENARCPECHPSFLRPGSCEPCVKVRR
- the LOC126569184 gene encoding uncharacterized protein LOC126569184, giving the protein MENNRENRAPAHDEDPLIDQARRLLQNLSDNWVPHDADSRDDLDLYSPPSPLSELSFSSDSFESDICYVLPTGDADPIVELPSTPKKDAQRSRHPSQEQIVSPQVIGAVLEHTGTVLMQRSQDNRLPQQLREMQALMRTDEELLLVKQPSMRKMLSQPAFNSETIRRFLDHSETMFNLAHDASSVSGQMEDNREPESSSKRFRPKGKAADDATKPKDEDVVGNEFIGCFSRNNDMVMYKRTLVDRNPQPNEAETSDETRTSIDNIDTLIAQHAECLQEAETIKKPWVQICRTDEDNLLALLTFSAESSAILKTSNATLQQADTSGALDKAILQIYRDAISRPDEMISLQTEEMDGVSSKVKQQPDHRHAHKHREEAEHGNSPGSSSFGLVINDSQSGMVLQGSSKNWAMHPFASHAVDILKNIRLLAEEYILRGSESSVSVLRFVSRVISDIVHFECGDDVSLEFRSLSLIQKIKQIIDELLFPHGKESAPAMVRNIKHTLEEILCYEHQRRTIETPSEAWAIICDTFELVACELDHEIERPEVFLEALQLCLQEVVNPADYQGLLRGHSSALTRTVQQASGSTDLHKSTPSVASHCAAGCWMAWLLLIFYSLASWIRANLTQFVNFILRRPAAPACHSVSFRQTITEDSSSIVNELLVRREHLNHVVEILRVAVARSLSAMDDSQESSDNECSSDENCRSVGARTVELCTKLLQGAGNVQLQCSDSSNNIHLQLNSISGDLVKRHANEFDTVSGSVRDHEGNVVVLFEAQLVDIDSLDAVEPIIENVTRVERLSDYGAEISETTVEASTLQTAADQDVEENEMIADSVIEELVSEECMDNAGQQGTATTDVPLALPSDMLARLELAVQDLLKPLALLVHRMYSRLNLNEQSLEISNNDGTPATSIAEVENGIVELQKADQLSVPITEKLEEIRSLFHDANDRLSIIDNDVSAIKMQVNILLEERRRISVEGSGSQDDNQREKTRRSIKPRKNNSLPNGSRSTCCQTVAKHTPTSSHYCPVDIYSCHEVAPEVIVIHWTVDKDLLSCIGGYQIFVDDVLRSVCFSNKRRTALIGDIDLQQQHHIVLHATPDPLTKEAQVKWEPAFFLYHL